A single genomic interval of Desulfatiglans sp. harbors:
- a CDS encoding Smr/MutS family protein, translated as MENDDIIELPIEGVIDLHTFSPKDAADVVDEYIHACVEKEIYEVRIIHGKGKGVLRRIVHSLLEKHPLVARFILDPGYSGWGATIAYLKKNQ; from the coding sequence ATTGAAAATGACGATATAATCGAACTCCCCATAGAAGGCGTAATAGACCTCCACACCTTTTCACCAAAGGATGCCGCTGATGTGGTGGATGAATACATACATGCCTGCGTGGAAAAAGAGATATATGAAGTACGCATTATCCACGGCAAGGGAAAGGGTGTATTAAGGAGGATCGTTCATTCCCTTTTAGAGAAACATCCCCTTGTAGCAAGGTTCATTCTTGATCCTGGTTACTCAGGCTGGGGCGCAACAATAGCTTACCTTAAAAAAAATCAATAA
- a CDS encoding RlmE family RNA methyltransferase, with amino-acid sequence MKKGNRWDDHYTKRAKEENWLARSVYKLEEIDSKQRLIKTGARVMDLGCYPGSWSQYILERVGKNGEVIGLDIEIPKKISAPNFRFIRGDALNTDPEALFKETGEMDLLLSDMAPSTTGNNTTDCARSLELSNRALDIAVRLLKKDHDFLCKVFEGEDFKYFKERVSEYFGQVRLIRPLAVRKRSREIYLLGIKRL; translated from the coding sequence ATGAAAAAAGGCAACAGATGGGATGATCACTATACAAAAAGGGCAAAGGAGGAAAACTGGCTTGCCCGTTCAGTGTACAAGCTTGAAGAGATTGACAGTAAGCAGCGCCTGATTAAAACGGGCGCGCGAGTAATGGACCTTGGTTGTTATCCTGGTTCATGGTCACAGTATATACTTGAGAGGGTGGGGAAAAATGGCGAGGTTATAGGCCTTGATATAGAAATCCCCAAAAAAATCTCGGCACCCAATTTCAGGTTCATAAGGGGCGATGCCCTTAATACAGACCCGGAGGCGCTTTTTAAGGAGACAGGCGAGATGGATCTCCTTTTGAGTGATATGGCGCCAAGTACGACCGGTAATAATACCACTGATTGCGCCCGATCCCTTGAGCTTTCAAACAGGGCCCTTGATATAGCAGTAAGGCTCCTCAAAAAGGATCATGATTTTTTGTGCAAGGTCTTTGAAGGAGAGGATTTTAAATATTTTAAAGAGAGAGTTTCAGAATATTTCGGGCAGGTAAGGCTTATAAGGCCATTGGCCGTAAGAAAAAGAAGCCGTGAAATTTATCTGCTCGGGATAAAAAGGTTATAA
- a CDS encoding YebC/PmpR family DNA-binding transcriptional regulator has protein sequence MSGHSKWSTIKHKKGAADAKRGRIFTRLIKEITVAARMGGGDPDSNPRLRSAVLAAKAENMPKDNIERAIKKGTGELEGVNYEEMTYEGYGPGGVAMLVACLTDNKNRTVAEVKYIFDRHGGSLGEPGCVAWKFDKKGIICFDKDKAEEEKLMEIALDAGAEDVKEEDDGFEVLTAPNDFETVKKAFDDAKLEYSSAEISMIPQMTVRLEGKKAEQMINLMEALEENDDVNNVYANFDIPDEVMEAIG, from the coding sequence ATGTCCGGACATTCAAAATGGAGTACAATTAAACATAAAAAGGGCGCGGCTGATGCAAAGAGGGGAAGGATATTTACCCGTCTTATCAAGGAAATTACCGTGGCCGCCAGGATGGGGGGCGGTGACCCAGACAGTAACCCCAGGCTGAGATCAGCAGTCCTTGCTGCCAAGGCGGAAAACATGCCCAAGGATAATATAGAAAGGGCGATCAAGAAAGGCACAGGGGAGCTTGAGGGTGTAAATTATGAAGAGATGACATACGAGGGGTATGGCCCCGGCGGTGTTGCTATGCTTGTTGCATGTCTTACAGACAATAAAAACCGGACTGTTGCTGAAGTAAAATATATATTTGACCGTCATGGCGGTAGCCTGGGTGAGCCTGGGTGCGTTGCATGGAAGTTTGATAAAAAGGGCATTATCTGTTTTGACAAGGATAAGGCAGAAGAGGAAAAGCTTATGGAGATCGCCCTTGATGCAGGGGCAGAGGATGTTAAGGAAGAGGATGATGGCTTTGAGGTTTTAACCGCTCCGAACGATTTTGAAACGGTTAAAAAGGCATTTGATGACGCCAAGTTGGAATACAGCAGCGCTGAGATAAGCATGATCCCCCAGATGACAGTAAGGCTTGAGGGTAAAAAGGCGGAACAGATGATCAATCTGATGGAGGCCCTTGAAGAGAACGACGATGTTAACAATGTGTATGCCAACTTTGATATCCCGGATGAGGTCATGGAGGCAATAGGCTGA
- the ruvC gene encoding crossover junction endodeoxyribonuclease RuvC gives MLVLGVDPGSITTGYGIVRKNNNLFTCITSGAIESSGDVPFYDRIFKIFEKMVELMELYKPDEMAIEDVFFAKNVKSSLKLGHARGAALIAAVKCNVKIYEYTPLEIKQSVVGYGRATKEQVSSMVRMILNLPSIKRADTTDALAAAICHLNWTRYEKKI, from the coding sequence ATGCTGGTGCTGGGGGTTGATCCCGGCTCTATAACTACCGGATACGGCATTGTAAGGAAAAATAATAACCTTTTTACCTGCATCACATCAGGGGCAATTGAGTCATCCGGCGATGTGCCATTTTACGACCGGATCTTTAAGATATTTGAGAAGATGGTCGAGCTTATGGAGCTTTATAAACCGGATGAAATGGCCATAGAGGATGTGTTTTTTGCAAAGAATGTTAAAAGCAGTCTGAAGCTTGGCCATGCAAGGGGAGCTGCGCTTATCGCGGCTGTTAAGTGTAACGTAAAGATATATGAATACACCCCGCTTGAGATAAAACAATCGGTTGTAGGTTATGGCAGGGCAACAAAGGAGCAGGTCAGTTCAATGGTAAGGATGATCCTTAACCTCCCCTCAATCAAGAGGGCCGACACCACTGATGCCCTTGCAGCGGCAATATGCCACCTTAACTGGACAAGATATGAGAAGAAGATATGA
- the ruvA gene encoding Holliday junction branch migration protein RuvA: MIAHLKGSLLTKATDSVVIDINGVGYEVFVPLSTFYTLPDEQGNEISLQIHTHVREDAFLLYGFKTIIEKRIFRLLISVSGIGPKLGLNILSGIGPDALLTAIAQGDVVKLQSIPGVGKKTAERIALELKDKARLIRPDTDDMPPIKVASHEDRLLRDDAISALVNLGYTLKAAEKAVDKALTGPGEKRLEFIITEALRVLV, translated from the coding sequence ATGATCGCTCACCTGAAAGGCTCTCTGTTAACCAAGGCAACCGACTCTGTTGTTATAGATATTAACGGGGTAGGCTATGAGGTTTTTGTCCCCCTTTCCACCTTTTATACACTGCCTGATGAACAGGGCAATGAGATAAGCCTCCAAATACACACCCATGTAAGAGAGGATGCATTTCTGCTTTATGGTTTTAAGACTATTATTGAAAAAAGGATATTCAGACTACTCATTTCTGTTTCAGGTATAGGGCCAAAACTTGGCCTCAATATCCTTTCAGGTATAGGGCCTGATGCACTGTTAACAGCCATCGCACAGGGTGATGTGGTAAAGCTGCAGTCTATCCCCGGAGTCGGGAAAAAGACCGCTGAGAGGATCGCGCTTGAACTCAAGGACAAGGCAAGGCTGATCAGGCCTGATACTGATGATATGCCACCAATAAAGGTTGCCTCCCATGAAGATAGATTGCTCAGGGATGATGCCATCTCAGCCCTTGTAAACCTGGGTTACACCCTTAAGGCCGCTGAAAAGGCGGTTGATAAGGCATTAACCGGGCCTGGTGAAAAGAGGCTTGAATTTATTATCACAGAGGCGCTAAGGGTGCTTGTCTGA
- the ruvB gene encoding Holliday junction branch migration DNA helicase RuvB, with amino-acid sequence MDTDDQRIIDPELHDDEIPAETSLRPTCFEEYIGQTEVKRNLKVFIEAAKARSDALDHVLFHGSPGLGKTSLANVIAIELGVNFISTSGPVIERPGDLAAILTSLQPRDVLFIDEIHRLNHVVEEILYPAMEDFQLDLIIGQGPSARTMKIPLKPFTLVGATTRTGLLTPPLRDRFGVIQRVEFYTDEELKKIVTRSASILDIPIQDDGAMEIARRSRGTPRVANRILRRVRDFAQIDGDGVITKKISMHALNMLDVDELGLDKMDRSIMLTIINNYDGGPIGLDTLAAAVCEEKDTIEDVYEPFLIQKGFIKRTPRGRVATRPAYSHFKLEYKGDKEEAQKRLF; translated from the coding sequence ATGGACACAGATGATCAAAGAATAATAGACCCTGAACTGCATGATGATGAGATACCTGCGGAGACCAGTCTCAGACCCACCTGTTTTGAGGAATACATAGGCCAGACCGAGGTAAAGAGGAATCTGAAGGTCTTTATTGAGGCGGCAAAGGCGCGTTCAGATGCCCTTGATCATGTGCTGTTTCACGGTTCCCCCGGTCTTGGTAAGACCTCTCTTGCAAATGTAATAGCCATTGAACTTGGTGTGAATTTCATCAGCACATCCGGCCCTGTGATAGAGAGGCCCGGTGACCTTGCTGCCATACTTACAAGTCTCCAGCCAAGGGATGTGCTCTTTATAGATGAGATACACCGGCTCAACCATGTTGTGGAGGAGATACTCTACCCTGCAATGGAGGATTTCCAGCTTGACCTTATTATAGGCCAGGGGCCATCAGCCCGCACCATGAAGATCCCGCTTAAACCCTTTACCCTTGTGGGTGCTACAACCCGCACAGGGCTTTTAACACCCCCATTAAGGGATAGGTTCGGGGTGATACAGCGCGTTGAGTTTTATACTGATGAGGAGCTTAAAAAGATTGTCACAAGGTCTGCCTCAATCCTTGATATCCCTATCCAGGATGACGGCGCAATGGAGATAGCAAGAAGATCAAGGGGCACACCAAGGGTGGCTAACCGCATATTGAGACGGGTGAGGGATTTTGCCCAGATTGATGGTGATGGTGTGATAACAAAAAAGATATCCATGCACGCCCTTAACATGCTTGATGTGGATGAGCTTGGCCTTGACAAGATGGACAGGAGCATCATGCTTACCATAATCAACAACTATGATGGTGGCCCCATAGGGCTTGACACCCTTGCAGCGGCTGTGTGTGAAGAAAAGGACACAATAGAGGATGTGTATGAGCCCTTCCTTATACAGAAGGGCTTTATAAAGAGGACACCCAGGGGAAGAGTAGCTACAAGACCCGCCTACAGCCATTTCAAACTGGAATATAAAGGCGATAAGGAAGAAGCGCAGAAAAGGCTTTTTTAG
- a CDS encoding glycosyl transferase, whose product MFEMEVNPEKIERADLVVGIPSCNEADTIAYPTLQVSIGLKKYFADKKAVIINCDNNSPDNTKKTFLTAPTDVPKIYLSTPPGVQGKGNNLFNLFRKVKELRAEAVLVVDADLKSITPEWIKCMGEPLFKGFSFVTPLYARHKYDGTITNSIAYPLSRALYGKRVRQPIGGDFGFSGDLARIYLETDIRNDAVTGFGIDIWMSTIAMNQQIRLCQSFIGRPKEHRNKDLFETIYPMFRQEVGTIFSLIKRLHHNWYRVKNSKPTAIHGFGSWETEFPPKVDIDTVSLFNCFHDGFREYDEVWKKRLSSDIFGKLYEIREMTINDFTFPVELWARTLYDWAVAYRDADNPDRLMDALVPLYFAKTLSFIRKTEKMTTQQTEAAIEEECMVFESVKPYLAGKWGKKI is encoded by the coding sequence ATGTTTGAAATGGAGGTCAACCCGGAAAAAATAGAAAGGGCAGACCTTGTTGTGGGTATCCCCTCCTGTAATGAGGCAGACACCATTGCCTACCCCACCCTTCAGGTGAGTATCGGGCTAAAAAAATATTTCGCTGACAAAAAGGCGGTTATTATCAACTGTGACAATAATTCCCCTGACAATACAAAAAAGACATTTTTAACGGCCCCTACTGATGTCCCGAAGATATATCTCTCAACCCCCCCAGGGGTTCAGGGTAAAGGTAACAATTTATTTAACCTTTTCAGGAAGGTAAAAGAGCTCCGGGCAGAAGCAGTGCTGGTGGTGGATGCGGACCTTAAAAGCATAACACCCGAATGGATCAAATGCATGGGAGAGCCGCTGTTTAAAGGGTTTTCTTTTGTTACCCCTCTCTATGCAAGGCACAAGTATGACGGCACCATTACAAACAGCATTGCATATCCCCTTTCAAGGGCGCTCTATGGAAAAAGGGTGCGCCAGCCCATTGGCGGGGATTTTGGATTCAGCGGAGACCTGGCCAGGATTTACCTTGAAACCGATATCCGGAATGACGCAGTTACAGGTTTCGGGATAGATATCTGGATGAGCACTATTGCCATGAACCAGCAGATCAGACTATGCCAGTCTTTTATAGGCAGGCCCAAGGAGCACAGAAACAAAGACCTGTTTGAAACCATTTACCCGATGTTCAGGCAGGAGGTTGGGACAATATTTTCACTGATTAAAAGGCTGCATCATAACTGGTACAGGGTGAAAAACAGTAAGCCTACTGCCATACACGGTTTTGGTTCATGGGAAACCGAGTTTCCCCCAAAGGTGGATATAGACACTGTAAGCCTGTTCAACTGTTTCCATGACGGGTTCAGGGAATATGATGAGGTGTGGAAAAAGAGACTCTCTTCGGATATCTTCGGAAAGCTTTATGAAATAAGGGAGATGACCATAAATGATTTTACCTTCCCGGTAGAGCTCTGGGCAAGGACACTGTATGACTGGGCAGTTGCATACAGGGATGCGGATAATCCTGACCGGTTGATGGATGCACTTGTCCCCCTATACTTTGCCAAGACATTATCATTTATCAGGAAGACCGAAAAGATGACAACACAGCAGACAGAGGCGGCCATAGAGGAGGAGTGCATGGTTTTTGAATCTGTAAAACCCTATCTTGCAGGGAAGTGGGGGAAGAAAATATAA
- a CDS encoding glycerate kinase, which yields MEKRDYNILKQMRSEALQCFKAAIDSVNPYDAIKRALTLSGNILTVVANGERHGFDLNKFDRIFLVGGGKAGAPMAAALEELLGNRITEGLIVVKYGFTRELLYTGIIEAGHPVPDEKGRAGTKRIMDIIMKAGERDLVFSIISGGGSALLPLPVEGITLEHKQKITQMLLDCGAGIDEINCIRKHISATKGGQMARAAYPATTINLMLSDVVGDKMDVIASGPFVPDKSTFKDALGIIIKYRLNDIIPSSIRDHLKAGLDKEIEETPKQGDVIFTRVFNLIIGSNMIALEVAEREARRLGYNTLILSSMIEGETRDVACVHTAIAREAIKRGRPIAPPCCIISGGETTVTIRGNGKGGRNQEFCLAAAIDIYDMAERVVILSGGTDGNDGPTDAAGGIVDPLTLRRGEKAGIRASEYLASNDSYHYLKKTGDLLITGPTNTNVMDVRFVFVR from the coding sequence ATGGAAAAGAGAGATTACAATATATTGAAACAGATGAGATCAGAGGCATTACAATGCTTTAAGGCTGCAATCGATAGCGTTAACCCCTATGATGCAATAAAGAGGGCGCTGACCCTTTCAGGTAATATCCTTACTGTTGTGGCTAATGGGGAAAGACATGGCTTTGATCTTAATAAATTTGACAGGATATTTCTTGTGGGAGGGGGAAAGGCCGGAGCACCTATGGCCGCTGCCCTTGAAGAGTTGCTTGGCAACAGGATTACAGAGGGTTTGATTGTTGTTAAATATGGGTTCACCAGGGAGCTGTTATACACCGGTATAATAGAGGCAGGGCACCCTGTACCTGATGAAAAAGGCCGCGCAGGGACAAAAAGGATAATGGATATCATTATGAAGGCGGGGGAGAGGGACCTTGTCTTTTCCATTATTTCAGGAGGGGGTTCTGCCCTTTTGCCTCTTCCAGTGGAGGGCATTACCCTTGAACATAAACAGAAAATCACTCAAATGCTGCTGGACTGCGGCGCAGGCATTGATGAGATAAACTGCATAAGAAAACACATATCTGCAACCAAGGGCGGCCAGATGGCAAGGGCTGCCTATCCTGCCACAACCATCAACCTCATGCTTTCGGATGTTGTCGGGGATAAAATGGATGTAATAGCATCAGGCCCCTTTGTCCCGGATAAAAGCACCTTTAAAGATGCCTTAGGTATAATTATAAAATACAGGCTTAATGATATTATCCCTTCATCCATCCGTGATCACCTGAAGGCCGGGCTGGATAAAGAAATAGAGGAGACCCCAAAACAAGGTGATGTGATTTTTACTAGGGTCTTTAACCTTATTATTGGCAGCAACATGATTGCCCTTGAGGTGGCTGAAAGAGAGGCCCGGAGGCTCGGATATAACACCCTGATTCTCTCATCCATGATCGAGGGCGAAACAAGGGATGTTGCTTGTGTGCATACCGCAATAGCCCGTGAGGCCATAAAGAGAGGCAGGCCCATTGCGCCTCCATGCTGCATCATTTCAGGTGGAGAGACAACAGTAACCATCAGAGGAAATGGAAAGGGGGGCAGAAACCAGGAGTTCTGCCTTGCAGCAGCAATCGATATCTATGACATGGCTGAAAGGGTTGTTATTTTAAGCGGGGGGACAGACGGTAATGACGGCCCCACAGATGCAGCAGGGGGAATAGTTGATCCCCTCACCTTGAGAAGAGGAGAGAAGGCAGGGATCAGGGCTTCAGAATACCTTGCCAGTAATGATTCATACCATTACCTCAAAAAGACAGGGGATCTGCTCATTACAGGGCCAACCAATACAAATGTGATGGATGTGAGATTCGTTTTTGTCAGGTAA
- a CDS encoding flotillin family protein, with translation MEPWMLAIIAILILVFMTLMFLASRYKRCPSDKILVIFGKVGENQSAECIHGGGTLVWPLIQDYAYMDLTPMTISIPLQNALSFQNIRINVPSTFTVGISTEPGIMNNAAERLLNLPPTDIEEMAKEIIFGQLRLTVASLTIEQINQDREKFLEEIRTNVSPELNKIGLYLINVNITDITDESTYIESIGKKAAAEAINQAKIDVAVQEKHGEIGQAENTKEREIRVAENIAEAEKGKKKADAERRVFVQQQETNATIGEAEANREKEIKVAENEAGSEKGKKKAEAEKRIYVQQQEASAVAGENTAKADIAESEALLAIKKADAFMRGEVAKRAAEEEIQKAQYRAEAERLNAAEVVQKEIEKRKIEIAAEAEAERIRREAKGTADAILLKYEAEAKGIRQVLESKAEGYSELFKSCDGDAKAAATLLMIEKLESMVAMQVEAIKNLKIDKITVWDSGADGKNGNTTANFLSGMVKSLPPLHEIAEMAGLDLPKYLGDLKTAEGTKKAGQQEKK, from the coding sequence ATGGAACCGTGGATGCTTGCTATTATTGCTATTTTGATTCTTGTTTTTATGACGCTGATGTTTCTTGCATCACGTTATAAAAGATGCCCCTCTGATAAGATACTGGTAATTTTCGGTAAGGTCGGTGAAAACCAGTCAGCAGAGTGTATACATGGAGGAGGAACACTTGTATGGCCACTTATTCAGGATTATGCCTACATGGACCTGACCCCCATGACAATCAGCATTCCTTTGCAGAATGCCCTCTCTTTTCAGAATATCAGGATAAATGTGCCGAGCACATTTACGGTCGGTATAAGCACTGAGCCGGGCATAATGAACAATGCTGCAGAAAGACTCCTGAACCTGCCCCCTACTGATATAGAGGAGATGGCAAAGGAGATCATCTTTGGCCAGCTCAGGCTTACTGTTGCATCCCTTACAATAGAGCAGATCAATCAGGACAGGGAAAAGTTTCTGGAAGAGATAAGAACCAATGTCTCCCCTGAACTGAACAAAATAGGCTTATACCTGATCAACGTAAATATTACTGATATTACTGATGAGTCCACCTATATAGAAAGCATTGGTAAGAAGGCCGCAGCAGAAGCAATCAACCAGGCAAAGATCGATGTAGCTGTACAGGAAAAACATGGTGAGATTGGCCAGGCAGAGAATACAAAAGAGAGAGAAATCAGGGTTGCTGAAAATATTGCAGAGGCGGAAAAGGGAAAGAAAAAGGCGGATGCAGAGAGAAGGGTTTTTGTTCAGCAGCAGGAAACCAATGCAACAATTGGTGAGGCAGAGGCAAACAGGGAAAAGGAGATAAAGGTAGCTGAAAATGAGGCCGGGTCTGAAAAGGGCAAAAAAAAGGCAGAGGCTGAAAAGCGTATCTACGTGCAGCAGCAGGAGGCATCAGCAGTAGCAGGTGAAAATACTGCAAAGGCAGACATTGCGGAGTCTGAGGCCCTTCTTGCCATAAAAAAGGCTGATGCCTTTATGCGTGGGGAGGTGGCAAAGCGTGCTGCAGAAGAGGAGATACAGAAGGCACAGTACAGGGCAGAGGCAGAGAGGCTTAATGCCGCAGAGGTTGTACAGAAAGAGATAGAAAAGCGCAAGATAGAGATTGCCGCAGAGGCAGAGGCAGAAAGGATCAGACGTGAGGCAAAGGGTACTGCGGATGCAATACTCTTGAAATATGAGGCAGAGGCAAAGGGTATCAGGCAGGTGCTTGAAAGCAAGGCCGAGGGCTATTCAGAGCTGTTTAAAAGCTGCGACGGGGATGCTAAGGCCGCTGCAACCCTGCTCATGATCGAAAAACTGGAAAGCATGGTGGCCATGCAGGTAGAGGCCATAAAGAACCTCAAGATAGACAAGATTACTGTATGGGATTCGGGCGCAGATGGTAAAAATGGAAATACCACAGCCAATTTCCTGTCCGGTATGGTAAAAAGCCTCCCCCCGCTGCATGAAATAGCAGAGATGGCAGGGCTTGATCTGCCCAAATACCTGGGTGACCTGAAGACAGCAGAAGGAACCAAAAAGGCGGGTCAGCAGGAGAAAAAGTAG
- the efp gene encoding elongation factor P, giving the protein MYNAGDLRKGLKIQIDGDPYIITDFTFAKPGKGQALYKCKLKNMINGTSFERTYRSGETFEPAILDERKMQYLYNQEDEYCFMDVANYEQVILNREQVGEVKNYLIDNLEVSILFFGTLPIGITPPNFVNLVVTRSDPWVKGDTSAGDSKPVTLETGYELRVPPFVEEGTKIQVDTRTGDYVTRVKD; this is encoded by the coding sequence ATGTACAATGCAGGTGACTTAAGAAAGGGTTTAAAGATACAGATAGACGGTGATCCCTATATTATTACCGACTTTACATTTGCTAAACCCGGCAAGGGACAGGCCCTTTATAAATGCAAACTAAAAAATATGATTAATGGTACCAGCTTTGAACGCACCTACAGGTCAGGCGAGACATTTGAGCCTGCAATACTGGATGAGCGCAAGATGCAATATCTGTATAATCAGGAAGACGAATACTGCTTCATGGATGTTGCCAATTACGAGCAGGTCATACTCAATAGAGAACAGGTCGGGGAGGTTAAGAACTACCTGATTGATAACCTGGAAGTCTCTATCCTCTTTTTTGGTACCTTACCAATAGGCATCACACCGCCTAACTTTGTAAACCTGGTTGTCACCAGGTCAGACCCCTGGGTTAAAGGAGACACCTCAGCCGGTGACAGTAAGCCTGTAACCCTTGAGACAGGCTATGAGCTCAGGGTTCCCCCATTTGTGGAGGAGGGCACAAAGATACAGGTGGATACCCGTACAGGGGACTATGTAACAAGGGTCAAGGATTAG
- the genX gene encoding EF-P lysine aminoacylase GenX produces MPLPDKSRLFIRSRVIQSIREFFISRGYLEVETPVVIPAPAPEANIDAIAASGRFLQTSPELCMKRLLAMGYSSIFQICKCFRNAERGDKHLPEFTMLEWYQADADYIYLMDECEAMIKHVTSALDKGQLFFQGKGIDISGTWERITVRDAFLKYTGSSPEKAIEAGSFDEIMVTEIEPSLDMGRPVFLYDYPASQAALSRTKKDDPGVAERFELYMGGLELANAFSELIDVAEQKKRFLEELHSRAEKGKTIYPFPDKFINDLEFMPPSAGIAFGIDRFIMLLTDSPSIDDVVAFTPEGL; encoded by the coding sequence CTGCCATTGCCTGACAAATCCCGCCTTTTTATACGCTCAAGGGTAATACAATCCATACGAGAGTTTTTTATAAGCAGGGGTTATCTTGAAGTAGAGACCCCTGTTGTTATTCCTGCGCCTGCACCCGAGGCCAATATAGATGCCATTGCAGCATCAGGCCGATTTTTGCAGACATCACCCGAACTCTGCATGAAACGTCTTCTCGCTATGGGTTACAGTAGTATATTCCAGATATGCAAATGCTTCAGGAACGCTGAAAGGGGAGATAAGCATCTGCCTGAATTCACCATGCTTGAGTGGTATCAGGCTGATGCGGATTATATCTATCTTATGGATGAATGCGAGGCGATGATAAAGCATGTTACCAGCGCCCTGGACAAAGGACAGTTATTCTTTCAGGGAAAGGGTATTGATATCTCAGGCACATGGGAGAGGATAACCGTAAGAGATGCCTTTTTAAAATATACCGGGAGTTCGCCAGAGAAGGCGATTGAAGCCGGTAGCTTTGATGAAATCATGGTGACAGAGATAGAGCCTTCGCTTGATATGGGCAGGCCGGTTTTTCTATATGATTACCCTGCATCACAGGCGGCCCTTTCACGTACAAAGAAGGATGACCCGGGAGTGGCCGAGAGGTTTGAGCTATATATGGGTGGGCTTGAACTGGCAAACGCCTTTTCCGAGCTTATTGATGTGGCTGAGCAGAAAAAGAGGTTCCTGGAGGAGCTTCACAGCAGGGCGGAAAAAGGAAAAACCATATACCCCTTCCCGGACAAATTCATTAATGACCTTGAATTCATGCCCCCATCAGCCGGTATCGCATTCGGGATAGACAGGTTCATAATGCTCCTCACAGACAGCCCATCAATAGACGATGTGGTTGCATTCACCCCTGAAGGTTTATAG